The genomic DNA TCCATAACGGTAATATTACAACACCAAATATTGTCATTGAAAGCGGTACTGTTTTTAATGGTTCATGTATTATGAAAAAAGAACCTGTGTAGGTCCTTAGACGCTATTAAGAAAGAGTAATATAAGACAACCTTTTTTACTTTCTTTGTCAAAGATGTTCAATTGCTTTGAGGTGTAATGTTATAAAAGGATGCAGGTCGTTATTTATACGTTGAATCGTGTTTTTAGAAACTATAATAGGTTGTTGAAACTCGATATTCTAAATATTTTTCAGAAATATCGTTTTATGTTCAGGATTAATCAAAGACTAAATGGAAATGGGATTATCCTACGGTGCAAAGTTAGATAACTGGTAAGGAACATCTTTATTATCCTGCAGCTCTTTTTTCCCGAAATATACAAAATTATCTGCAATTTCCCTCAGTGCTGTTACAATCTCTCTATTACTTGATGTTACAAGGGGTTTTGAGCCTTTAGCCAGTTGTTTTGCCCTTTTGGCAGCCAGATGTACAAGCTCGAAGCGGTTTTCAACCTTTTCCATGCAGTCTTCAACGGTTATCCTTGCCATTTTTCTTCCCCTTTACGGTTTCAATAATATGTTTGAACGTTGTATATGCTTTCTCAAGATTATCATTAATGATAGTATACTCGAAAAGGTATTTTTTATCAATCTCTTCCTGCACCCTTTTCATGCGTATTTCAATCTCCTGCTCTTTTCTGAAAGAGAGCCTCTTTATCAATTCATCTTTTGAAGGCGGTTCAATAAACACAAGGCAGGCATCCGGATACTGTTTTTTTACGTTTAACGCGCCCTTTACATCAATATCGAGTAAAATATCCTTTCCTGTTTCCAGGATCTCCAGAACTTCTTTTTTTGGTGTGCCATAAAAATAACCGTGAACATTTTCCCATTCGAGGAAACTCCCGTTTTCCGCCATCTCCTTAAAGGTTTTTTCATCAATAAAATAGTAATTCTTTCCGTTGACTTCGCCTTTTCTTGCTCCGCGTGTCGTATAGGAGACAGAAAAAACAGCATTTCTGTTTTTATTCAGGAATCTTTCAATGAGTGTGCTTTTCCCTACCCCGGAAGGTCCGGAAATGACAAATAGCTGACCTTTTATTTTGTCTTTTTGTTCCTTGTCTTCTGTACTGCTTACGTCTTTGTCATTCCACATTCTGTGCCTGTTCCCTCATCTTTTCTATCTCTACCTTTATTTGGACAACCCTTTCATTTATATATAAATCATTTGATTTACTTCCAATAGTATTTGTCTCCCTCACCATTTCCTGAACAATAAAATCAAGTTTTCTTCCGATAGCATCATCAGACTTTAGCGTATTATTAAAGTTTTCAATGTGTCCCTTCAGCCTTACGATCTCTTCTGAAATATCGAGACGTTCCATATAGATTGCCAGTTCCTGCAAAACCCTTACTTCATCTATTGAGGCTGTTTTTATAATTTCCTTAATTCTCTCTTTCAATTTATTTTCATGTGCTTTGATAATAAGGGGCCATCTTTTTTCTATTTCTTTGAGATTTTGTGTAATCTTTTTCAGCCTGCCCATTAGATCTTTCTGTATTATCTTTCCTTCTCTAACCCTCTCCTCATCAAGTTTTTTCAAAAGATTTTCAAAGGGATTTGTAAGAATGTTTTCTGAAATGTTATTGTTTTCCTCGTATGTAATGATATCTCTGAATCCCAGAATGCTTTCAATCGTTAACTGGCCCTTTAGGCCGAAATTTTTCTTCAACGAGCTCAGCACTTCAAGGTATTGTCTTACGGCATTTTCATTTACCTTAAGAGTATTGAATTCCCCGTTTGACCTTTCCCATTTTACCGTGATATCTACCTTGCCGCGTTTTACATAGCGCTTTACAATTTCACGTAATTTTTGTTCACCGGCATAGTCTATCTTGGGAAGTCTCAGGCCTATTTCAAGATACCTGTTGTTAAGCGCCCGCGCCTCACAGTTCAGCCTTCCTTCCTTGAATTCCGTTTCTATTTTTGAAAAACCTGTCATGCTTTTAATCATTTTAATGTCCTTTTTTATTAGAATAATTCACAG from Pseudomonadota bacterium includes the following:
- the rpoZ gene encoding DNA-directed RNA polymerase subunit omega; translation: MARITVEDCMEKVENRFELVHLAAKRAKQLAKGSKPLVTSSNREIVTALREIADNFVYFGKKELQDNKDVPYQLSNFAP
- a CDS encoding YicC family protein, producing the protein MIKSMTGFSKIETEFKEGRLNCEARALNNRYLEIGLRLPKIDYAGEQKLREIVKRYVKRGKVDITVKWERSNGEFNTLKVNENAVRQYLEVLSSLKKNFGLKGQLTIESILGFRDIITYEENNNISENILTNPFENLLKKLDEERVREGKIIQKDLMGRLKKITQNLKEIEKRWPLIIKAHENKLKERIKEIIKTASIDEVRVLQELAIYMERLDISEEIVRLKGHIENFNNTLKSDDAIGRKLDFIVQEMVRETNTIGSKSNDLYINERVVQIKVEIEKMREQAQNVE
- the gmk gene encoding guanylate kinase, which gives rise to MWNDKDVSSTEDKEQKDKIKGQLFVISGPSGVGKSTLIERFLNKNRNAVFSVSYTTRGARKGEVNGKNYYFIDEKTFKEMAENGSFLEWENVHGYFYGTPKKEVLEILETGKDILLDIDVKGALNVKKQYPDACLVFIEPPSKDELIKRLSFRKEQEIEIRMKRVQEEIDKKYLFEYTIINDNLEKAYTTFKHIIETVKGKKNGKDNR